A stretch of the Sinorhizobium alkalisoli genome encodes the following:
- a CDS encoding ABC transporter ATP-binding protein has product MALAVVKTATPMDSPHQAKPMVSIDSVTMSFGAYVAVKDVNLSVADGEFLAIVGPTGCGKSTILNAIAGLLKPASGTVAIDGQPVRGVQNDIGYLFQQDALLPWKTALENVELGPMFKGTGAAERREQSMKWLAKVGLKGFEHRYPHQLSGGQRKRVQMAQALITGPKVILMDEPFSALDIHTRHLMQNELLRLWQEERRAVVMITHDLEEAIALGDRVVVLAAGPRSRVIDSFPVDLERPRDVAEIKLDPRFMDLYRNIWSSLRGEVEKSYERHD; this is encoded by the coding sequence ATGGCATTGGCCGTAGTGAAAACCGCAACCCCGATGGACAGTCCACATCAGGCAAAGCCGATGGTTTCCATCGACTCGGTCACCATGTCCTTCGGCGCCTATGTGGCGGTGAAGGACGTGAACCTGAGTGTCGCCGATGGCGAGTTTCTCGCGATCGTAGGGCCGACCGGCTGCGGCAAGAGCACGATACTCAATGCGATTGCCGGGCTGCTGAAGCCCGCAAGCGGCACGGTCGCGATCGACGGCCAGCCGGTGCGCGGGGTGCAGAACGACATCGGCTATCTCTTCCAGCAGGATGCATTGCTTCCCTGGAAGACCGCGCTCGAGAACGTGGAACTCGGCCCGATGTTCAAGGGTACGGGCGCTGCCGAACGGCGCGAGCAGTCGATGAAGTGGTTGGCGAAGGTCGGCCTGAAGGGCTTCGAGCATCGCTATCCCCATCAGCTTTCCGGAGGTCAGCGCAAGCGCGTTCAGATGGCGCAGGCGCTGATCACCGGCCCCAAGGTCATCCTGATGGACGAGCCCTTTTCGGCACTCGACATTCATACCCGCCACCTGATGCAGAATGAACTGTTGCGGCTTTGGCAGGAGGAACGGCGCGCCGTGGTGATGATTACGCACGATCTCGAGGAGGCAATTGCCCTCGGAGATCGGGTCGTGGTGCTTGCCGCCGGACCGCGCTCGCGCGTGATCGACAGCTTCCCCGTCGATCTCGAACGCCCGCGCGATGTCGCGGAAATCAAGCTCGATCCACGCTTCATGGATCTTTATCGCAACATCTGGTCATCGCTGCGCGGCGAAGTGGAGAAAAGCTATGAACGCCATGACTGA